One window of Papaver somniferum cultivar HN1 chromosome 9, ASM357369v1, whole genome shotgun sequence genomic DNA carries:
- the LOC113311979 gene encoding alpha carbonic anhydrase 2-like — protein MKSFVSKPIFLVYAYLLIVVLVLNSRPATSWLEVENQEDFSYVTGSGNGPENWGNLRPEWAKCKNGTQQSPINLDFSKMQYAPELGDLQMKYTPASGILKNRGHDISLQWAVAGDAGSIQIDDTTYVLDQIHWHSPSEHTVNGRRFALELHMVHKNVELKKVAVVAVLYSLSIFKDPFLSKLEANIRDISGTGASEVNIGPVDPNDIDMSDRKYYRYLGSLTTPPCDDGVI, from the exons TGCATATCTCCTTATTGTGGTTCTTGTTTTAAACTCAAGGCCAGCAACTTCTTGGTTAGAAGTTG AGAACCAGGAAGATTTTAGTTATGTAACAGGGAGCGGAAACGGACCAGAGAACTGGGGAAATCTTCGTCCAGAATGGGCAAAATGTAAGAATGGAACCCAACAATCCCCAATAAACTTGGATTTTAGCAAGATGCAATATGCTCCAGAGTTGGGTGATTTGCAAATGAAATATACGCCAGCATCTGGAATCCTAAAGAATAGAGGCCATGATATCAGT CTTCAGTGGGCTGTTGCTGGAGATGCTGGATCCATTCAAATAGATGATACTACCTATGTGCTTGATCAAATTCATTGGCACTCACCTTCCGAGCACACTGTCAATGGAAGAAG GTTTGCTTTGGAGCTACATATggttcataaaaatgtggaaCTTAAAAAGGTTGCTGTGGTTGCGGTTCTATACTCTCTTTCTATTTTCAAAGACCCATTTCTTTCCAAG TTGGAGGCCAACATAAGGGATATATCCGGTACTGGGGCGAGTGAAGTGAACATAGGTCCGGTTGATCCAAATGACATTGATATGAGTGATAGAAAATATTACAGATACTTGGGTTCTCTCACAACTCCTCCTTGTGACGATGGGGTTATTTGA
- the LOC113308804 gene encoding endoplasmin homolog, giving the protein MNQRFLVFGLIGTSQVSDEGDVEFKAVLFVPPKAPHDLYGSYYNANKSNLKLYVRRVFISDGFDDLLPKYLNFLMGNTLGSWLKMDSSAANQTTFTLHIMHGE; this is encoded by the exons atgaaCCAAA GATTTTTGGTGTTTGGTCTGATTGGAACAAGTCAAGTTAGTGATGAAGGTGATGTTGAGTTCAAGGCTGTTCTTTTTGTTCCTCCAAAGGCTCCTCATGATCTGTATGGGAGTTACTACAATGCTAACAAGTCCAACTTGAAGTTATACGTCAGACGTGTCTTCATCTCAGATGGATTCGATGATCTTCTGCCCAAGTACCTGAACTTTTTGATG GGAAACACATTAGGAAGTTGGTTAAAGATGGATTCATCAGCTGCAAACCAAACCACATTCACTCTCCATATCATGCACGGAGAATGA